The following coding sequences are from one Streptomyces sp. NBC_01232 window:
- a CDS encoding YihY/virulence factor BrkB family protein: MQPAKETPERIPGRLHRARALYRNVSKRKMGWLLLKDTVNSCIEYRILGLAAEAAFFTLLSLPPLFLGLLGLLGYVDGWTDTRTVESIEENILRAVGTVLSDRGVNDIARPLLDDVTGRGRPDLISLGFAFALWSGSRAVNVFIDTITVMYGLDGHRGIVKTRLLAFLLYIIALLIGAIVLPLMVVGPDAVVRLVPWGTEVIAVLYWPTVTLLSIAFLTTLYHVSVPVRSPWIEDVPGALVALAMWVLGSFLLRIYLTNTVEGPTIYGSLAAPVAVLLWIGISAFAVLVGAAVNAAIDRVWPSVATAAAREANERAREAEAAQLIARAAAWRAMAEGESEDDEDDAMPSEFPERWSKFLPPEDYHSRLRKH, translated from the coding sequence GTGCAGCCAGCAAAAGAAACACCCGAGCGGATCCCAGGACGGCTCCACCGGGCCCGCGCGCTCTACCGGAACGTCTCGAAGCGGAAGATGGGCTGGCTGCTGCTGAAGGACACCGTCAATTCGTGCATCGAGTACCGGATCCTCGGGCTCGCGGCGGAAGCGGCGTTCTTCACCCTGCTCTCGCTGCCCCCGCTCTTCCTGGGCCTGCTGGGCCTGCTCGGCTACGTCGACGGCTGGACCGACACCCGTACGGTCGAAAGCATCGAGGAGAACATCCTGCGGGCGGTCGGCACCGTCCTGTCCGACCGGGGCGTCAACGACATCGCGCGGCCCCTCCTCGACGACGTCACCGGCCGCGGCCGCCCGGACCTGATCTCGCTCGGCTTCGCCTTCGCCCTCTGGTCCGGCTCACGCGCCGTGAACGTCTTCATCGACACCATCACGGTGATGTACGGGCTCGACGGCCACCGCGGCATCGTCAAGACCCGGCTGCTGGCCTTCCTGCTCTACATCATCGCGCTGCTCATCGGCGCGATCGTGCTGCCGCTGATGGTGGTGGGGCCGGACGCGGTCGTACGGCTGGTGCCCTGGGGCACCGAAGTGATCGCGGTCCTGTACTGGCCGACCGTGACCCTGCTGTCCATCGCCTTCCTGACCACGCTCTACCACGTGTCCGTGCCCGTGCGCTCGCCGTGGATCGAGGACGTGCCCGGGGCGCTGGTGGCCCTCGCCATGTGGGTGCTGGGCTCGTTCCTGCTGCGGATCTACCTCACCAACACCGTGGAGGGACCGACGATCTACGGATCGCTGGCCGCGCCCGTGGCCGTACTGCTCTGGATCGGCATCTCCGCCTTCGCGGTGCTGGTCGGCGCCGCCGTCAACGCCGCGATCGACCGCGTCTGGCCCTCCGTGGCCACCGCAGCGGCGCGCGAGGCGAACGAGCGGGCCCGCGAGGCGGAGGCCGCCCAGCTGATCGCGCGGGCCGCCGCCTGGCGGGCGATGGCCGAGGGCGAGTCGGAGGACGACGAGGACGACGCGATGCCGTCCGAGTTCCCGGAGCGGTGGTCGAAGTTCCTGCCGCCGGAGGACTACCACTCCCGCCTGCGCAAGCACTGA
- a CDS encoding class I SAM-dependent methyltransferase has translation MNLPDDDPPPRPEDAQGGRYGEAVFRPELAGEDDRIDLGALAYDAFTLARLRALGAGPGWRCLDVGAGTGTVARLLLDRAGVTEVLAVDRDTAFLRAHPAPGLTPLEADVTALDFSPGRFQLVHARFVLMHLRNWPRMIGKLASLVAPGGVLVLGDAVDLTTPAAPTTTYGRVMRAMWEGLRESLGTDVSWVPDYPRHLREAGLLSVGAEIHVPPLLPGSPISRFWAGTWDRAREPMTATGLVDDATIDAAIRYLDSPDCAALSPGMITAWGVKGP, from the coding sequence GTGAATCTCCCCGACGACGACCCGCCGCCGCGTCCCGAGGATGCGCAGGGCGGCCGCTACGGCGAGGCGGTGTTCCGGCCGGAGCTGGCGGGCGAGGACGACCGCATCGACCTGGGCGCGCTCGCCTACGACGCGTTCACCCTGGCGCGGCTGCGCGCGCTGGGCGCCGGGCCGGGCTGGCGCTGCCTGGACGTGGGCGCGGGAACGGGCACGGTCGCCCGCCTCCTCCTGGACCGGGCCGGGGTCACGGAGGTCCTCGCCGTCGACCGGGACACGGCCTTCCTGAGGGCGCACCCGGCACCCGGGCTCACTCCCCTGGAGGCAGACGTCACCGCGCTGGACTTCAGCCCGGGACGGTTCCAGCTGGTGCACGCCCGGTTCGTCCTGATGCACCTGCGGAACTGGCCGCGGATGATCGGCAAGCTGGCGTCCCTGGTCGCCCCGGGCGGAGTCCTGGTCCTGGGCGACGCGGTCGACCTGACCACCCCGGCCGCGCCCACGACCACGTACGGCCGCGTGATGCGGGCGATGTGGGAGGGGCTTCGGGAGAGCCTGGGCACCGACGTCTCCTGGGTGCCGGACTATCCGCGGCACTTGCGGGAGGCCGGTCTGCTGTCCGTCGGGGCCGAGATCCACGTCCCGCCGCTGCTGCCCGGCAGCCCGATCAGCCGTTTCTGGGCCGGTACGTGGGACCGTGCCCGGGAGCCGATGACCGCCACCGGGCTCGTCGACGACGCGACGATCGACGCGGCGATCCGCTACCTGGACTCGCCGGACTGCGCCGCCCTCTCCCCGGGCATGATCACCGCCTGGGGTGTGAAGGGCCCGTAG
- a CDS encoding AraC family transcriptional regulator has product MYEETPSAVVPGAVLWRAAAGGGGTVLPDGCMDLLWVDGRLLVAGPDTGPHPAGEVPGGSFAGIRLAPGTAPALLGVPAHVLRDRRVEPAELWPAREARRLSGLVERYGDARAGLEALARDRAAAAGPPDPLAAEVVARLRAGETVAATARAVGLGERQLHRRSLDAFGYGPRTLGRILRLRRALALARAGMPYAEVACVAGYADQAHLAREVRALAGTTLGAYAAGSDGAKSETPQPSGSRTTA; this is encoded by the coding sequence GTGTACGAGGAAACTCCGTCGGCCGTGGTCCCCGGGGCCGTGCTGTGGCGGGCCGCCGCGGGCGGCGGCGGGACGGTGCTGCCCGACGGCTGCATGGACCTGCTGTGGGTCGACGGGCGGCTGCTGGTGGCCGGACCCGACACCGGGCCGCATCCGGCCGGCGAGGTCCCGGGCGGCTCCTTCGCCGGGATCCGGCTCGCGCCCGGAACCGCGCCCGCGCTGCTCGGCGTACCGGCGCACGTCCTGCGGGACCGGCGCGTCGAGCCGGCCGAGCTGTGGCCGGCCCGCGAGGCGCGCCGGCTGTCCGGCCTGGTCGAGAGGTACGGGGACGCGCGCGCGGGACTCGAAGCGCTGGCCCGTGACCGCGCCGCCGCGGCCGGGCCGCCCGACCCGCTGGCCGCCGAGGTCGTGGCCCGGCTCCGCGCGGGGGAGACGGTGGCCGCGACGGCCCGCGCCGTCGGTCTCGGCGAGCGGCAGCTGCACCGGCGCTCGCTCGACGCCTTCGGGTACGGCCCCCGCACGCTCGGCCGCATCCTGCGGCTGCGCCGGGCCCTGGCCCTGGCCCGCGCGGGCATGCCGTACGCCGAGGTCGCCTGCGTCGCCGGGTACGCCGACCAGGCCCACCTCGCCCGCGAGGTGCGCGCGCTGGCCGGGACGACCCTGGGGGCCTACGCCGCGGGATCCGACGGGGCGAAGAGCGAGACCCCGCAGCCGTCCGGGTCGAGGACGACGGCGTAG
- a CDS encoding VOC family protein, translating to MTPRLDMIGMVVSDMAASLAFYRRLGLDIPAEADGLPHVEAVLPGGLRIGWDTEATVRSFDPSWTPPGGDGRRDLAFLCDSRAEVDALYAELTGAGHTGHLLPWDAFWGQRYAVVLDPDGCGVSLFAPSDPAA from the coding sequence ATGACTCCTCGACTCGACATGATCGGCATGGTGGTCTCCGACATGGCCGCCTCGCTCGCCTTCTACCGCCGCCTCGGGCTGGACATCCCGGCCGAGGCCGACGGCCTGCCGCACGTGGAGGCCGTCCTGCCCGGGGGCCTGCGGATCGGGTGGGACACGGAGGCCACCGTCCGCTCCTTCGACCCGTCCTGGACACCGCCCGGCGGCGACGGCCGCCGGGACCTGGCCTTCCTGTGCGACTCCCGCGCCGAGGTGGACGCGCTGTACGCCGAACTGACCGGCGCCGGGCACACCGGGCACCTGTTGCCCTGGGACGCCTTCTGGGGCCAGCGCTACGCCGTCGTCCTCGACCCGGACGGCTGCGGGGTCTCGCTCTTCGCCCCGTCGGATCCCGCGGCGTAG
- a CDS encoding GNAT family N-acetyltransferase, with the protein MNDTTHDIRIRPGGPADAPAVLDMLDGAVAWMNARGNTEQWGTTPYSRRPGGVARVERYTTENTPYIAESAGVPVGALVLDSGPGPQTPIAPAGEPERYVRLLVSDRRHAGQGIGAALLAHAAEETRRAGVGLLRVDCWAGGGGELVAFYARNGFTPTERFRVDAWPGQVLARRIG; encoded by the coding sequence GTGAACGACACGACGCACGACATACGGATCAGGCCGGGCGGACCCGCCGACGCGCCGGCCGTCCTGGACATGCTCGACGGCGCTGTCGCCTGGATGAACGCGCGCGGCAACACCGAGCAGTGGGGCACGACCCCGTACTCGCGGAGGCCCGGCGGGGTGGCCCGGGTCGAGCGGTACACGACCGAGAACACCCCGTACATCGCCGAGTCGGCCGGCGTGCCCGTCGGCGCACTGGTGCTGGACTCCGGCCCCGGCCCGCAGACACCGATCGCGCCGGCCGGCGAACCCGAGCGGTACGTCCGGCTGCTGGTCTCCGACCGGCGCCACGCCGGTCAGGGCATCGGGGCGGCGCTGCTGGCGCACGCCGCCGAGGAGACCCGGCGGGCCGGCGTCGGGCTGCTGCGCGTCGACTGCTGGGCCGGCGGCGGGGGCGAACTCGTCGCCTTTTACGCGCGCAACGGCTTCACCCCCACCGAGCGCTTCCGGGTGGATGCCTGGCCGGGACAGGTACTGGCCCGCCGGATCGGCTGA
- the rsgA gene encoding ribosome small subunit-dependent GTPase A, with protein MSFSAFPSFPQTSHSHALAPFGWDTAWEAEFAPYAEQGLLPGRVVRVDRGQCDVMTADGIVRADTAFVTPHDPLRVICTGDWAAVEAAGHPRYVKAYLPRRTAFVRSTSSQRSEGQILAANVDHAIIAVSLAVELDLGRIERFLALAWESGAQPLVVLTKADLVPDAATLGHLVQDVEATAPGVQVLTVSSVTGEGTDVLAAIVGDGTSVLLGISGAGKSTLANALLGAEVMEVQEAREVDGKGRHTTTTRNLLALPGGGVLIDTPGLRGVGLWDAETGVGQVFSEIEEYAENCRFHDCAHEAEPGCAVLAALDSGELPERRLESYRKLLRENQRIVAKTDARLRSEIRRDWRLKSAEGRANYAAKRGGGRG; from the coding sequence TTGTCTTTCTCCGCTTTCCCGTCCTTCCCGCAGACCTCGCACTCGCACGCCCTCGCCCCCTTCGGCTGGGACACCGCGTGGGAGGCCGAGTTCGCCCCGTACGCCGAGCAGGGCCTCCTGCCCGGCCGGGTCGTCCGCGTCGACCGCGGCCAGTGCGACGTCATGACCGCGGACGGCATCGTCCGCGCCGACACCGCCTTCGTCACCCCGCACGACCCGCTCCGGGTCATCTGCACCGGGGACTGGGCCGCCGTCGAGGCGGCCGGCCACCCGCGTTACGTGAAGGCGTACCTCCCGCGCCGGACCGCCTTCGTACGGTCCACCTCCTCGCAGCGGTCCGAGGGTCAGATCCTCGCCGCCAACGTCGACCACGCCATCATCGCCGTCTCCCTCGCCGTCGAGCTGGACCTGGGCCGCATCGAGCGCTTCCTGGCCCTGGCCTGGGAATCGGGCGCGCAGCCACTGGTCGTCCTCACCAAGGCGGACCTGGTCCCGGACGCGGCGACGCTCGGACACCTGGTCCAGGACGTGGAGGCCACCGCGCCGGGCGTCCAGGTGCTGACCGTCTCCTCGGTCACGGGCGAGGGTACGGACGTCCTCGCCGCGATCGTCGGCGACGGCACCAGCGTCCTGCTGGGCATTTCGGGCGCCGGCAAGTCCACCCTGGCCAACGCGCTGCTCGGGGCCGAGGTCATGGAGGTCCAGGAGGCGCGCGAGGTCGACGGCAAGGGCCGTCACACGACCACCACGCGCAACCTGCTCGCCCTGCCGGGCGGCGGCGTCCTGATCGACACCCCCGGACTGCGCGGCGTCGGCCTCTGGGACGCCGAGACCGGAGTCGGCCAGGTCTTCTCCGAGATCGAGGAGTACGCGGAGAACTGCCGCTTCCACGACTGCGCCCACGAGGCGGAGCCGGGCTGCGCGGTGCTGGCCGCGCTGGACTCCGGCGAGCTCCCGGAGCGCCGCCTGGAGAGCTACCGCAAGCTGCTGCGGGAGAACCAGCGGATCGTCGCCAAGACGGACGCCCGGCTGCGGTCGGAGATCCGCCGTGACTGGCGCCTGAAGTCGGCGGAGGGCCGTGCCAACTACGCCGCCAAGCGGGGCGGCGGCCGGGGCTGA
- a CDS encoding PPOX class F420-dependent oxidoreductase, protein MTDFEGFSEAELAYLRSQHLGRLATVDAAGQPQANPVGFFPQEDGTILVGGMAMGTTKKWRNLQGNPRLSLVVDDLVSTRPWRVRGIEIRGRATLETGPHGLGPHFSPEVIRIHPERVHAWGL, encoded by the coding sequence ATGACGGACTTCGAGGGTTTCAGCGAGGCGGAACTGGCGTATCTGCGTTCCCAGCACCTGGGCCGCCTGGCCACGGTGGACGCGGCGGGGCAGCCGCAGGCGAACCCGGTGGGCTTCTTCCCTCAGGAGGACGGAACGATCCTGGTGGGCGGGATGGCGATGGGCACGACGAAGAAGTGGCGCAACCTGCAGGGGAACCCCCGGCTGTCCCTCGTCGTCGACGACCTGGTGAGCACCCGCCCGTGGCGGGTGCGCGGCATCGAGATCCGGGGCCGCGCCACGCTGGAGACGGGCCCGCACGGGCTGGGCCCCCACTTCAGCCCGGAGGTGATCCGGATCCATCCGGAGCGCGTCCACGCGTGGGGGCTCTGA
- a CDS encoding DUF456 domain-containing protein: MDLPQLLLVGLVLLLGVVGVLIPGVPGTWLVWAGLLWWALHVRSAVAWSLLVAATALLLVVQVVKWLLPPRRMHGLGVTARMAAFAGAGAVLGFVLVPVVGAVPGFVGGIYLCERLRLGTHGEAWASARAVMRAVGTSVLVELFACLLVVGAWVGAVVAQ, from the coding sequence ATGGATCTGCCTCAGCTGCTGCTGGTGGGGCTGGTGCTGCTGCTCGGGGTGGTCGGAGTGCTGATCCCGGGTGTGCCGGGCACCTGGCTGGTGTGGGCGGGGCTGCTGTGGTGGGCGCTGCACGTGCGCTCGGCGGTGGCGTGGTCCCTGCTGGTCGCGGCGACGGCCCTGCTGCTGGTGGTCCAGGTGGTGAAGTGGCTGCTGCCGCCCCGGCGGATGCACGGGCTGGGCGTCACCGCCCGGATGGCGGCGTTCGCGGGGGCCGGAGCGGTACTGGGCTTCGTGCTCGTGCCGGTGGTGGGGGCGGTACCGGGCTTCGTGGGCGGCATCTACCTCTGCGAGCGGCTCCGCCTGGGGACGCACGGCGAGGCCTGGGCGTCGGCGCGGGCGGTGATGCGGGCGGTCGGGACGAGCGTCCTCGTGGAGCTGTTCGCGTGCCTGCTGGTGGTCGGGGCGTGGGTGGGGGCGGTGGTGGCGCAGTAG
- a CDS encoding helix-turn-helix domain-containing protein yields MLGAIGLDEGQESAYRALVALGAAEVPDLAHRLTLPVPHTERALRHLERHGLAAQSSARPGRWVAAPPGVALGALLTQQRHELEQAELAAVLLAEEYRAEATEPAVHDLVEVVQGASAVAHRFHQIQLGAEKEVCALVTGRPQVVTGTDNDAEDRASVRGVDYRVVIEREVLTLPSGIREASTALARGEQVRVTAQVPTKLVIADRSLAMVPLTARGAEPAALVVHASGLLESLTGLFEAVWRESLPLRLGASGSAEESGGSPDATDLEILSLLLAGMTDASVAKHLELGLRTVQRRVKGLMELSGVTTRLQLGWHAYERGWVAR; encoded by the coding sequence TTGCTGGGTGCGATAGGCCTGGACGAGGGCCAGGAGTCGGCGTACCGCGCGCTGGTCGCGCTGGGGGCGGCGGAGGTACCCGACCTCGCGCACCGGCTGACCCTGCCCGTGCCGCACACCGAACGGGCCCTGCGCCATCTGGAGCGGCACGGGCTGGCCGCGCAGTCCTCGGCCCGGCCCGGGCGCTGGGTGGCGGCCCCGCCGGGGGTGGCCCTCGGCGCTCTGCTGACCCAGCAGCGGCACGAGCTGGAGCAGGCGGAGCTGGCGGCGGTGCTGCTGGCCGAGGAGTACCGGGCGGAGGCGACCGAGCCCGCGGTGCACGACCTCGTGGAGGTGGTGCAGGGCGCGAGCGCGGTGGCGCACCGCTTCCACCAGATCCAGCTGGGTGCGGAGAAGGAGGTCTGCGCGCTGGTCACCGGCCGGCCGCAGGTGGTGACGGGCACGGACAACGACGCGGAGGACCGGGCCTCCGTACGCGGGGTCGACTACCGGGTGGTCATCGAGCGGGAGGTGCTCACCCTGCCGAGCGGGATCCGGGAGGCGTCGACGGCGCTGGCGCGCGGTGAGCAGGTCCGGGTGACGGCGCAGGTCCCGACGAAGCTGGTGATCGCGGACCGGAGCCTCGCGATGGTCCCGCTGACGGCCCGCGGGGCGGAGCCGGCGGCGCTGGTGGTGCACGCCTCGGGTCTGCTGGAGTCCCTGACCGGCCTGTTCGAGGCGGTGTGGCGGGAGTCGCTGCCGTTGCGGCTGGGGGCGTCCGGTTCGGCGGAGGAGTCCGGGGGCAGCCCCGACGCCACGGACCTGGAGATCCTCTCGCTGCTCCTGGCGGGCATGACGGACGCGAGCGTGGCGAAGCACCTGGAGCTGGGGCTGCGCACGGTGCAGCGGCGGGTCAAGGGCCTGATGGAGCTGTCGGGGGTGACGACGCGTCTGCAGCTGGGGTGGCACGCGTACGAACGGGGCTGGGTGGCCCGATAG
- a CDS encoding S8 family peptidase, with protein sequence MRPISRTALGAAAAAVLAVTAVGPSTAQPADGAPGAGKRPLVGGEAAGKQPTAPVTVTLVTGDRILLSTDTAGRTAATAMPRADGSQPLVQTRQSGKDLYVYPEGAVAALAAGRADHELFNVTGLVRQGYDDAHTKKLPLIAVYDGSVNVARSAPPVPRGADRSLVLGSIGAVALAADKEQAAAFWTDVTGTDARTRSVAGGLKKLWLDGKVRANLERSTKQVAATAAWAAGYDGKGTKVAVLDTGTDLDHPDLRGRVSASENFTDSDTDADRQGHGTHTISTVGGSGAESGGARKGVAPGAELLSGKVLDDAGYGLDSWIIAGMEWAVEAKADVVSMSLGDPSQTACDDPLAAAAERLSRQGPLFVVAAGNAGPGNNTVSSPGCAASVLTVGAVDRDDTTAVFSSRGPAGLQHTLKPEIAAPGVAISAAAAGGRGVYAYQAMSGTSMATPHVAGAAAIVKQRHPDWTAQQIKAALVGSAATEVPGDVRETGGGRLDVKAALDTTVTGAPAVQGGTYNWPQDRSDRTTVEIPYTNTGKSPVTLNLAVEKVTGNDGSPVRAQVARLERRTVSVPAGATVRVPLVLDPAAKLERSQYGDVTGRVVATANGVRVSTPFSLYVEPETVTLRVKLVDRAGRPAAGPSSLDVIGTDDATGERRFNEGAADQVYRVRPGAYFLSAFVATPDAGEAEGDRLLDSLTYLGRPQVELKKDTTVVLDARRAGRLDIAADRPVEARNTTLGFARSWDDTWLHAGTAMGGRTIRGFYASVEGRARDGEFEFASYWRAAAPLVSELKAVGGPVLHPITASTGSDNLDGTGSAPLVDAGSGTPGELAAAGARGAVVLVKAADGALHELAENARAAGATAVLAHREAPGRWTGFTGYAGGALPALTVEAAEAKALLARLASGKVTLSWKAEAQSPYAYSLALPEKGEVKGGGHTYRVRDRDLGQTESTYNSMGVSADFIDLAGAYRPIGTAVYFGGIETVAAPGRRTEYHSAGDTAWDQLLSSSFPWGEFMVGEQRTYAKGQKSTATWYDGITGPVAPRDATGKETLAAERQGNLIGFAPAMWGDSAHAAQPGSFGDIGSLVLKRGGEVVGESWYPFGVFEVPAEEGRFELTQSIEKIGPPARVWQRSTAVQTTWAFSSKPDASAYSQGLAILFPRYAAPLDGMKTVAAANGQSIGLGVTGHAGYTPGALKSAKLSYSYDGEHWTQARTSEHGGRWSAVVDHAGASGRPVSLKVELTDAKGAVVTQTVVRAYDVR encoded by the coding sequence ATGCGTCCGATATCGCGTACGGCACTCGGGGCGGCCGCCGCGGCCGTCCTGGCCGTCACCGCCGTCGGCCCGTCGACGGCGCAGCCGGCCGACGGAGCGCCCGGAGCGGGGAAGAGACCACTCGTCGGCGGCGAGGCGGCCGGAAAACAGCCCACCGCCCCCGTCACGGTGACCCTGGTCACCGGCGACCGGATCCTGCTGTCCACGGACACCGCCGGCCGCACCGCCGCCACCGCGATGCCGCGCGCGGACGGCTCGCAGCCGCTCGTGCAGACCCGGCAGTCCGGAAAGGACCTGTACGTCTACCCGGAGGGCGCGGTCGCGGCGCTCGCCGCGGGCAGGGCCGACCACGAGCTCTTCAACGTCACCGGCCTCGTCCGCCAGGGCTACGACGACGCGCACACCAAGAAGCTGCCGCTCATCGCGGTCTACGACGGCTCCGTGAACGTGGCGCGCAGCGCCCCGCCCGTTCCCCGGGGCGCCGACCGCTCCCTCGTCCTCGGCTCCATCGGAGCGGTCGCGCTCGCCGCGGACAAGGAGCAGGCCGCCGCCTTCTGGACCGACGTCACCGGTACGGACGCCCGCACGCGCTCCGTGGCGGGCGGGCTCAAGAAGCTCTGGCTGGACGGCAAGGTCCGGGCGAACCTGGAGCGCTCCACGAAGCAGGTCGCCGCCACCGCCGCCTGGGCCGCCGGGTACGACGGCAAGGGCACGAAGGTCGCCGTCCTCGACACCGGCACGGACCTGGACCACCCCGACCTCAGGGGCCGGGTCTCCGCGTCCGAGAACTTCACCGACTCCGACACCGATGCCGACCGGCAGGGCCACGGAACCCACACCATTTCCACCGTCGGCGGCTCCGGCGCCGAGAGCGGCGGCGCCAGGAAGGGCGTGGCCCCCGGCGCCGAACTGCTCAGCGGAAAGGTCCTCGACGACGCTGGCTACGGCCTCGATTCGTGGATCATCGCGGGCATGGAATGGGCGGTGGAGGCCAAGGCCGACGTGGTCTCCATGAGCCTGGGCGACCCCTCGCAGACGGCCTGCGACGACCCGCTGGCCGCCGCCGCGGAACGGCTCTCCCGGCAGGGCCCGCTGTTCGTCGTCGCCGCCGGCAACGCCGGCCCCGGCAACAACACCGTCTCCTCGCCCGGTTGCGCCGCCTCTGTGCTGACCGTGGGCGCCGTCGACCGCGACGACACCACGGCCGTCTTCTCCAGCCGCGGCCCGGCCGGACTCCAGCACACCCTCAAGCCGGAGATCGCCGCCCCCGGCGTCGCGATCTCCGCCGCCGCCGCGGGCGGCCGCGGGGTGTACGCCTACCAGGCCATGTCCGGCACCTCGATGGCCACCCCGCACGTCGCGGGCGCCGCCGCCATCGTCAAGCAGCGCCACCCCGACTGGACCGCGCAGCAGATCAAGGCCGCCCTCGTCGGATCGGCCGCGACCGAAGTCCCCGGCGACGTACGGGAGACCGGCGGCGGCCGCCTCGACGTGAAGGCCGCCCTCGACACCACCGTGACCGGCGCGCCCGCCGTCCAGGGCGGCACCTACAACTGGCCGCAGGACCGCAGCGACCGCACCACCGTCGAGATCCCGTACACCAACACCGGCAAGAGCCCCGTCACCCTGAACCTGGCCGTCGAGAAGGTCACCGGCAACGACGGCTCGCCCGTCCGCGCCCAGGTGGCCCGCCTGGAGCGGCGCACCGTGAGCGTCCCGGCCGGTGCCACCGTCAGGGTGCCGCTCGTCCTCGACCCGGCGGCGAAGCTGGAGCGCTCCCAGTACGGGGACGTCACCGGCCGCGTCGTCGCCACGGCGAACGGCGTGCGCGTCTCCACCCCCTTCTCGCTCTACGTCGAGCCCGAGACGGTGACCCTGCGCGTCAAGCTCGTCGACCGCGCGGGCCGGCCCGCCGCCGGACCGTCCTCGCTGGACGTGATCGGCACCGACGACGCCACCGGTGAGCGCCGCTTCAACGAGGGCGCCGCGGACCAGGTCTACCGGGTGCGCCCGGGCGCGTACTTCCTCTCCGCCTTCGTCGCCACCCCCGACGCGGGAGAGGCAGAGGGCGACAGACTGCTCGACTCCCTCACCTATCTCGGCCGCCCCCAGGTCGAGTTGAAGAAGGACACCACCGTCGTCCTGGACGCCCGCAGGGCCGGGCGGCTGGACATCGCCGCCGACCGGCCGGTCGAGGCCCGCAACACCACCCTCGGATTCGCCCGCAGCTGGGACGACACATGGCTGCACGCGGGCACCGCCATGGGCGGCCGCACCATCCGCGGCTTCTACGCCTCCGTCGAAGGCCGCGCCCGGGACGGCGAGTTCGAGTTCGCGTCCTACTGGCGGGCGGCCGCGCCGCTCGTCTCCGAACTGAAGGCCGTCGGCGGACCGGTACTGCACCCCATCACCGCGTCCACCGGCAGTGACAACCTCGACGGAACCGGCAGCGCGCCGCTGGTCGACGCCGGTTCCGGCACCCCCGGGGAACTCGCCGCGGCCGGCGCCCGGGGCGCCGTCGTCCTGGTGAAGGCGGCCGACGGCGCACTGCACGAGCTCGCCGAGAACGCCCGGGCCGCCGGCGCCACGGCGGTCCTCGCCCACCGCGAGGCCCCCGGCCGCTGGACGGGCTTCACCGGCTACGCGGGCGGCGCGCTGCCCGCGCTCACCGTCGAAGCCGCCGAGGCGAAGGCGCTGCTGGCCCGGCTCGCGAGCGGCAAGGTCACGCTCTCCTGGAAGGCCGAGGCGCAGAGCCCGTACGCCTACTCCCTCGCCCTCCCCGAGAAGGGTGAGGTCAAGGGTGGCGGCCACACCTACCGGGTGCGCGACCGCGACCTCGGGCAGACCGAATCCACCTACAACTCCATGGGCGTGTCAGCCGACTTCATCGACCTGGCCGGGGCCTACCGGCCGATCGGCACCGCCGTGTACTTCGGCGGCATCGAGACCGTCGCCGCCCCGGGCCGGCGCACCGAGTACCACTCCGCCGGGGACACCGCCTGGGACCAGCTGCTCTCCAGCAGCTTCCCCTGGGGCGAGTTCATGGTCGGCGAGCAGCGCACCTACGCCAAGGGGCAGAAGAGCACCGCCACTTGGTACGACGGGATCACCGGCCCGGTCGCACCGCGCGACGCCACGGGCAAGGAAACCCTCGCGGCCGAGCGGCAGGGCAACCTGATCGGCTTCGCGCCCGCCATGTGGGGCGACAGCGCCCACGCGGCGCAGCCCGGCTCCTTCGGCGACATCGGCTCCCTCGTACTGAAGCGCGGCGGCGAGGTCGTCGGGGAGAGCTGGTACCCCTTCGGCGTCTTCGAGGTGCCGGCCGAGGAGGGCCGCTTCGAACTGACCCAGTCCATCGAGAAGATCGGCCCGCCCGCCCGCGTCTGGCAGCGCTCCACCGCGGTGCAGACCACCTGGGCCTTCTCCTCCAAGCCCGACGCGTCTGCGTACTCACAGGGCCTGGCGATCCTCTTCCCGCGGTACGCGGCCCCGCTGGACGGGATGAAGACGGTCGCGGCGGCGAACGGCCAGAGCATCGGGCTGGGCGTCACCGGCCACGCGGGCTACACGCCGGGTGCGCTGAAGTCGGCGAAGCTGTCGTACTCCTACGACGGTGAGCACTGGACGCAGGCGAGGACGAGCGAGCACGGCGGCCGGTGGAGCGCGGTCGTCGACCACGCCGGAGCCTCCGGCAGGCCCGTGTCGCTGAAGGTCGAACTGACCGACGCGAAGGGCGCCGTGGTCACCCAGACGGTCGTCCGGGCGTACGACGTGCGCTGA